One stretch of Daphnia pulicaria isolate SC F1-1A chromosome 6, SC_F0-13Bv2, whole genome shotgun sequence DNA includes these proteins:
- the LOC124343789 gene encoding myophilin-like, which translates to MSIRATKSGFAAEAQAKINSKYSEEHAQEVLEWIRELTGEPDNTSGDPDNIYQHLRDGTLLCKLANVMQPGIIKRVQESKMAFKCMENINSFLEAAKTFGVPSQELFQTVDLWERQNLNSVVICLQALGRKASKYGQPSIGPKEAEKNERQFSEEQLRAGDTVISLQYGSNKGANQSGLNFGNTRHM; encoded by the exons ATGTCCATCCGAGCCACTAAATCCGGTTTCGCCGCAGAAGCTCAAGCCAAG ATCAACAGCAAGTACAGTGAAGAGCACGCACAAGAGGTTCTGGAATGGATTCGTGAACTGACCGGAGAGCCTGATAACACCTCCGGCGATCCCGATAACATTTACCAACACTTGCGTGACGGAACGCTCCTTTGCAA ATTGGCCAACGTGATGCAACCGGGGATTATCAAGCGCGTCCAGGAGAGCAAAATGGCCTTCAAGTGCATGGAGAACATTAATTCATTCTTGGAAGCCGCCAAAACTTTCGGCGTCCCATCGCAGGAGCTCTTCCAGACCGTCGATCTGTGGGAGAGGCAGAACCTGAACTCTGTCGTCATCTGCCTCCAGGCTCTCGGTCGCAAG GCTTCCAAATATGGTCAACCCTCAATCGGCCCCAAGGAAGCCGAGAAGAATGAACGCCAATTCTCAGAGGAGCAGCTGAGGGCCGGCGACACTGTCATCTCCCTCCAGTACGGATCCAACAAGGGAGCCAATCAAAGTGGCCTCAACTTCGGCAACACTCGGCACATGTAA
- the LOC124343708 gene encoding uncharacterized protein LOC124343708 translates to MVLTSPKFFKSRSLYVFLFIATIFFTTIYFTNPVKISAPAVGQLYTSAIAEKKRAEKKPVDTESHKSIFDNFDNVTGAEHFIVPNIIHFIRFQTFELNFVNYMVLLAAMRNHKPDQFFFHTDVEDVQFTGKYWGLVKQDEDLWSRIKVFFLEAPAEIFGQKLNEGWRFYHGSDIGRIHVLMKYGGIYVDNDAYVIRSLDKYRKFEFVINWDENQFMGTQVITAHKDARFLPLWLDSYRDYRSDKWYYNAGEQPTTEILHRKPELIHRVKGDFGAAVNVSMQIYYNPKFDWRSYDALHLLTSHRYYLDLHFNKTPVFDENNIREYEYPIGDMAREVLDKFTGIID, encoded by the exons atggttttaacttccccgaaatttttcaaatcccGTAGCCtgtatgtatttttatttatcgccACCATCTTCTTTACAACAATCTATTTCACAAATCCTGTAAAAATCTCTGCGCCTGCTGTTGGACAACTGTACACGTCAGCTATCGCTGAAAAGAAACGCGCCGAAAAGAAGCCTGTCGATACGGAATCACACAAGTCAATATTCGACAATTTCGATAATGTGACAGGTGCCGAGCATTTTATTGTACCCAACATTATACACTTCATCCGCTTCCAAACATTCGAGTTGAATTTTGTCAATTACATGGTGCTGCTAGCTGCCATGCGCAATCACAAACCGGATCAGTTTTTCTTTCACACCGATGTGGAGGATGTTCAATTCACAGGGAAGTACTGGGGCTTGGTTAAACAGGACGAGGATCTATGGTCACGGATTAAAGTGTTCTTTCTTGAAGCTCCCGCTGAAATCTTCGgtcaaaaattgaatgaaggATGGCGCTTTTACCACGGAAGTGATATTGGCCGAATACATGTTTTAATGAAATATGGAGGAATCTATGTTGACAACGATGCTTACGTAATTCGTTCCTTGGATAAGTATCGCAAATTTGAGTTTGTCATAAACTGggatgaaaatcaattcatgggAACTCAAGTTATAACCGCACACAAGGACGCCCGTTTTCTTCCACTTTGGCTCGACTCTTATAGGGATTACCGATCGGACAAGTG GTACTACAACGCTGGAGAACAACCCACTACTGAAATCCTGCATCGAAAACCAGAGTTAATTCATCGAGTAAAGGGCGATTTTGGAGCTGCAGTAAATGTTTCAATGCAAATTTATTACAACCCAAAGTTTGACTGGCGCAGTTACGATGCTCTTCACTTGCTTACGAGCCATCGCTATTacc TGGATCTACATTTTAACAAGACGCCCGTCTTCGACGAAAACAACATACGTGAATACGAGTACCCCATTGGAGACATGGCTCGCGAAGTTCTCGACAAATTTACTGGAATTATTGACTGA
- the LOC124344481 gene encoding centromere-associated protein E-like — protein MADKIQVAVRVRPVLFQKKDVEIHWSWSEGVVFQCEPGTPKRIGNPYLFDQVFGTETQNYQIFTKLVQPLIDSAMNGFNVTVLAYGQTASGKTYTMMGSQKELGIVQLAVNRIFTLIEQYPERAFLLRCSYIEIYNETISDLLSSNPQKLKVQELAEGHVVVHNLIETNVNTPDAVLKLMQQGNKQRKVGGTSVNERSSRSHTIFRIIVESLPRDEADRSDAAVIVSHINLVDLAGSEKASQTNATGDRFREGCAINTSLSALSLVIKQLSEGEGFVNFRDSKLTHILRASLGGNARTAIICNVTPTVLEETSSTLKFACSAKAVQNQPQVNEVLSDQALLRKYNNYIKDLEKKLKEKELEKKPEAIEEMRRLLQEKDMKINELKEQLVVSSDVVSGRAESSLTSAQRSLRRMTWGGNRLKQELNLLGPAVFEVNTPPVPCSEKVSRTVAQVFASRQRTSNTRRSETLDEVALELEDLDSEIFLPAEMVFSKDYNPIAKVDVATMTDVRESPFKQPAVPSTPVPVLREQLQRMRMSLFNKEQESETLREELEDLKNFTRLEQDIGVHALATAKSVDSPESADKLHRALQTANDMEVLYLDTHRKLSELKTEFQTKEAEHESEIHAMQSDHKLQIETKLTEKKRLAKELADLKDKFERLEKDHSESDTHLLVISERHAKREADLRETLQEAWGQLELLGQDPNAIKENYNSKQKLTQVEQELLEMQKFNSDAQSRIASLTEELRQFKESAVPVPQASVKGDDDRHNSSLIGMCMADELRDVFMNQDCSFAPRSINRTRKRPSSILSVALAKMDQSVCMLDSTEHEMEPSKKTRLSIQSDVSEELDISEVKEIREYLVELQSVLVRYEEDYEILSQEKEQLNSQLLNAQTEIESLREEKNKVEQVGRLQDEENFAKKSDTSEEMLDSSCFVGEPSISTSVIDMEQSCESDDQFLSLRDQFTDTRGSSISTEISEAAAQRKEKVEHSNKIKQLEEELVQLTARLELLQQDVEEKTSAIEEKQRSIEAAQSTIEVLEQRDGERQNLLSILDKLNEKMRLLSEDSTLVTKELETARQTLEEIRAEARALFVAKELLESRLEKANEELEAARTGFDSVDRVAPPSQVDQEANVRYEKTLEDLNLAHDRVKALESELELKTTELNAALNAIQQARSKEDELEESYVEKNQLEELVEKLTSQLDGLQDDLDLKIQELNEVQGAKQEVLLRNEVLDADVEQKKLEINQAQAELVEVRLKLEATGAELERAKQDLLESCARTEELVRMNEQLEREKKDAVASKETIEEELRINADAALEKARLSMDAVHRNDSEVHALQDSLDKTRAQAQHLQSSNEELLSELNLAKTKIDDLYNDLQSANAALSALNEEAASRNQDYSAELDRKTQAIQQLEVTLKETNLQLTELQSIQEVVQTELNESKRRILDLEENLEWECDVRVAVQRAAAETASVAAVALRANVEEKEKIYRELLEYRERVARLTLELSHSTSALESAKAEVLQLENSSRTERVPREELHALTSELKEALQRVFQLEESLEEKSTQLNVSYQKLEAAQARIRALEQSEVAVLNQAESFECTIKDLSAKNVSLNEIVAQFQSDLQSKEAELINLRSMTQNIALLESRLQDVGGETAQMSRIIDEKTEEIARLEGELARHERQRELDEIRISLQSMQSVNDDLVAKLSDKENLNVDLRKNLENSTQRFDLLHSKLESVQSEKSSLAERVRLLESQLECQEQEIGDLRQGLSEVHNERGLSTQLKQRLNSLQAQYDDAVSQCQQLATSNLVNADQAIRKFIFNNIRPKRP, from the exons ACAAAAGCTAAAAGTACAAGAACTGGCAGAAGGTCATGTGGTGGTCCACAATTTGATTGAGACTAATGTGAACACCCCTGATGCTGTTCTCAAGCTAATGCAACAGGGTAACAAACAGCGAAAAGTAGGAGGAACAAGTGTGAATGAAAGAAGCTCTAGATCTCATACTATCTTCAGAATAATTGTGGAAAGTTTACCTCGTGATGAAGCTGATCGCTCTGATGCTGCTGTCATAGTATCACATATCAACTTGG tTGATCTTGCTGGTTCTGAAAAAGCTTCCCAGACCAACGCCACTGGCGATCGCTTTCGAGAAGGCTGTGCTATTAATACAAGTCTATCTGCCTTGAGTTTGGTAATCAAGCAGCTAAGTGAAGGCGAAGGGTTTGTTAACTTTCGTGATAGCAAGCTAACCCATATTTTACGTGCATCACTGGGTGGGAATGCTCGTACTGCCATCATTTGTAATGTTACTCCCACAGTCCTGGAAGAGACATCCTCAACTCTAAAGTTTGCTTGTAGTGCAAAAGCTGTACAGAACCAGCCTCAAGTAAACGAAGTTCTCTCCGATCAG gcCCTATTACGCAAGTACAACAACTACATCAAAGATTTAGAGAAGAAACTGAAGGAGAAGGAACTGGAAAAGAAGCCTGAAGCAATAGAAGAAATGCGACGACTTCTTCAGGAGAAAGATATGAAAATCAATGAGCTGAAAGAACAGCTTGTCGTTTCGAGTGACGTAGTATCCGGACGAGCAGAAAGTAGTCTTACg AGTGCCCAGCGAAGTTTGCGGCGAATGACATGGGGAGGTAATCGTTTGAAGCAAGAATTAAATTTGCTCGGTCCAGCAGTTTTTGAAGTGAACACACCCCCGGTTCCATGTTCGGAAAAAGTTTCACGAACag tTGCACAAGTATTTGCAAGTCGCCAGCGCACCAGCAACACCAGACGCTCTGAAACGCTTGATGAGGTAGCCCTAGAACTCGAGGACCTTGACTCGGAGATATTTTTGCCAGCTGAAATGGTCTTCAGTAAAGACTACAATCCTATTGCTAAAGTAGACGTAGCAACAATGACAGATGTCAGAGAATCGCCTTTCAAACAGCCTGCCGTGCCTTCTACCCCTGTTCCAGTTTTGCGTGAGCAATTACAGCGAATGCGCATGTCGTTATTTAATAAGGAACAAGAAAGTGAAACTCTGAGAGAAGAATTAGAAGACTTGAAGAATTTTACACGATTAGAGCAGGATATTGGCGTTCATGCACTAGCTACAGCTAAAAGCGTTGATTCCCCG GAATCGGCCGATAAGTTACATCGAGCTCTGCAGACGGCGAATGACATGGAAGTGTTGTACTTGGATACACACCGTAAGCTAAGCGAACTCAAAACGGAATTTCAAACCAAAGAAGCCGAACACGAAAGTGAAATCCACGCGATGCAATCTGACCATAAACTGCAAATCGAAACCAAGCTCACCGAAAAGAAGCGTCTCGCCAAAGAACTG GCTGATCTCAAGGATAAATTCGAGCGATTAGAAAAAGATCATTCCGAATCAGATACTCATCTTCTAGTAATTAGTGAACGACATGCTAAGCGAGAAGCTGATCTTCGCGAGACTCTTCAa GAAGCGTGGGGACAGTTGGAGCTTCTTGGTCAAGATCCAAACGCAATTAAAGAAAACTATAATTCCAAGCAGAAGCTAACGCAAGTGGAGCAAGAACTTCTCGAAAT GCAAAAGTTCAATAGTGATGCTCAATCTCGAATTGCTTCGCTTACGGAAGAGTTGCGACAATTTAAAGAATCTGCTGTGCCAGTACCGCAAGCCTCAGTTAAAGGCGACGATGACAGGCATAATAGTTCTCTGATCGGAATGTGCATGGCAGATGAATTGCGCgatgtttttatgaaccaAGACTGTTCTTTCGCTCCTCGCTCTATCAACCGAACCCGCAAACGTCCTAGTTCAATTTTGTCTGTTGCGCTGGCAAAGATGGATCAGTCAGTATGCATGTTGGACTCTACCGAACACGAAATGGAACCCAGCAAAAAGACCCGACTATCGATACAGTCAGACGTGTCTGAAGAATTGGATATATCAGAAGTCAAGGAGATTCGCGAATATCTCGTTGAATTACAG TCTGTGCTGGTACGTTACGAAGAAGATTACGAAATTCtcagtcaagaaaaagaacaactgAACAGCCAACTTCTCAACGCCCAAACCGAAATAGAAAGCCTTcgtgaagagaaaaacaaagtcGAGCAAGTAGGGAGACTTCAAGATGAAGAAAACTTTGCTAAAAAATCAGACACTTCAGAAGAAATGTTGGATTCCAGTTGCTTCGTTGGCGAACCGTCGATTTCAACTTCCGTAATCGATATGGAACAGTCGTGCGAGTCAGACGATCAGTTCCTTAGTTTACGGGATCAGTTTACAGACACGCGTGGATCGTCCATTTCCACCGAAATTTCAGAAGCTGCagcacaaagaaaagaaaaagtagaacaTTCCAACAAAATCAAGCAGTTAGAAGAAGAATTGGTCCAACTGACTGCGagacttgaactacttcaacaAGATGTCGAAGAAAAGACTTCTGCGATAGAAGAGAAACAACGTTCCATTGAAGCTGCCCAATCGACTATAGAGGTTCTGGAGCAACGAGACGGAGAACGGCAGAATTTACTATCAATTCTCgacaaattgaatgaaaaaatgcGTTTATTAAGTGAGGATTCTACTTTGGTGACCAAAGAGTTAGAAACAGCCCGCCAAACTCTTGAAGAAATCCGTGCTGAAGCTCGTGCATTATTCGTCGCAAAGGAACTCTTGGAATCTCGACTTGAAAAAGCAAACGAAGAGCTCGAAGCCGCCCGTACTGGATTCGATTCAGTGGATCGAGTAGCTCCTCCAAGCCAGGTGGATCAAGAAGCTAATGTGAGGTATGAAAAAACTCTTGAGGATCTCAACCTTGCTCACGATCGCGTCAAAGCACTGGAATCTGAGTTAGAACTCAAGACAACTGAACTCAACGCCGCTCTAAACGCTATCCAGCAAGCTCGCTCGAAAGAAGATGAACTGGAAGAGAGTTACgtggaaaaaaatcaacttgaAGAGCTTGTTGAAAAATTAACTAGTCAACTCGACGGTCTGCAAGATGATTtagatttgaaaattcaagaaCTCAATGAAGTCCAAGGAGCTAAACAAGAGGTTCTTCTCCGAAATGAAGTGTTGGACGCAGATGTTGAACAAAAGAAGCTTGAGATCAATCAAGCACAAGCAGAATTGGTCGAGGTGCGCTTGAAACTTGAGGCTACTGGTGCTGAACTTGAAAGAGCCAAGCAGGATCTCCTAGAAAGCTGTGCAAGAACTGAAGAACTCGTTCGTATGAACGAACAGTTAGAAAGGGAGAAGAAAGACGCTGTTGCCTCGAAGGAGACGATTGAAGAGGAGCTTCGAATCAACGCTGATGCAGCCTTGGAGAAAGCTCGACTATCAATGGATGCAGTACACCGTAATGATTCTGAAGTGCATGCACTACAGGATTCACTGGACAAAACTCGAGCTCAAGCTCAACACCTCCAGTCGTCTAATGAAGAACTTTTGAGTGAATTGAATCTGGCCAAGACAAAAATTGACGATCTTTACAACGATTTACAGTCAGCGAATGCTGCTCTTTCTGCTCTCAACGAAGAAGCTGCTTCAAGAAATCAAGATTATTCAGCTGAATTGGACAGGAAGACGCAAGCTATCCAACAATTGGAAGTCACTCTTAAAGAAACTAACCTTCAATTAACTGAGCTCCAGTCTATACAAGAAGTCGTTCAAACTGAACTCAATGAATCGAAAAGACGAATTCTTGACCTGGAAGAAAATTTGGAATGGGAATGCGACGTTCGTGTAGCAGTTCAACGTGCTGCCGCAGAAACCGCTTCCGTTGCTGCTGTGGCGCTTCGCGCGAATGTtgaggaaaaggagaaaatttaCCGAGAACTTCTTGAATATCGTGAAAGAGTCGCTAGGCTAACTCTGGAACTAAGTCATTCCACTTCCGCATTGGAATCCGCAAAAGCCGAAGTACTTCAGCTGGAGAATTCTAGCCGCACTGAGCGAGTGCCGCGCGAAGAGCTTCATGCGTTAACTTCAGAACTAAAGGAGGCACTTCAACGAGTGTTTCAGTTGGAAGAGTCACTAGAAGAAAAATCGACACAGTTAAACGTCTCCTACCAGAAACTGGAAGCGGCTCAAGCTAGGATTCGCGCTCTGGAACAAAGTGAAGTAGCTGTCTTAAATCAAGCAGAATCTTTCGAGTGCACTATTAAAGACCTATCAGCTAAAAATGTGAGCCTCAATGAAATAGTTGCCCAATTCCAGTCTGATCTTCAGTCAAAGGAAGCTGAGCTGATTAACCTTCGCTCGATGACGCAAAATATCGCTCTACTTGAATCCCGTTTACAAGATGTAGGTGGTGAAACAGCCCAAATGTCTCGTATCATCGATGAAAAAACGGAGGAAATCGCGCGCTTAGAAGGAGAACTGGCTCGACACGAGCGGCAACGGGAGCTGGACGAAATCCGGATTTCTCTCCAATCTATGCAAAGTGTCAACGATGACTTGGTCGCGAAGCTGAGCGACAAAGAAAACCTTAATGTCGATTTGCGTAAAAATCTGGAGAACAGCACCCAAAGATTTGACTTGTTGCATTCAAAACTGGAATCAGTTCAGTCGGAGAAATCGTCTCTAGCAGAGCGCGTTCGTTTGTTGGAATCACAATTGGAATGCCAAGAACAAGAAATTGGAGACCTCCGGCAGGGACTCAGTGAGGTACACAATGAGCGTGGATTATCAACTCAACTAAAACAACGTCTCAATTCATTGCAAGCTCAATACGACGACGCCGTCAGTCAGTGCCAGCAACTAGCAACCAGCAACCTCGTGAACGCCGATCAGGCGATCcgaaagtttattttcaacaatATTCGGCCTAAGCGGCCTTAG